In Streptomyces sp. NBC_00433, a single genomic region encodes these proteins:
- a CDS encoding amidohydrolase family protein: MTGAVLLLRGSVVPVASPPIADGAVIVEDGLVSYVGPVSRAPRLPRDATEVEVGEGTIIPGLIDAHVHLIADGGPDFAGEVAGASPQHLAFKAYANTARALLNGIVAVRDLGAPAHAAIAAGREIADGRLVGAEVAAAGRAITAPGGHISYLGVEARGEAQMAEAARQELRQGAAGIKLVATGGVLTPGVAPDEAPFDEAELAAAAAVARAAGTWVAAHAIGSEGAKRALRAGATTIEHGSYLDREAIGLMASTGAVLVSTRIAQLRILQNKEHIEASAVHRAEEVYAANIESVQAAARAGIPIAAASDAGTPFNPHGSVAEEGALLVDDIGLSNETALQAVTTTAARCLCRPDLGHLSPGAMGHVVVTTGNPLDDIRALAHVKTVIAAGRPVRTLLG, encoded by the coding sequence GTGACGGGTGCCGTCCTGCTGCTGCGGGGCTCGGTCGTCCCCGTCGCCTCGCCGCCGATCGCCGATGGAGCCGTGATCGTGGAGGACGGGCTCGTCAGCTACGTCGGCCCCGTCTCGCGAGCCCCCCGTCTCCCTCGCGACGCCACCGAGGTCGAAGTGGGCGAGGGAACGATCATTCCCGGCCTGATCGACGCGCACGTCCATCTCATCGCGGACGGGGGCCCCGACTTCGCGGGTGAGGTCGCGGGCGCGAGCCCGCAGCACCTCGCGTTCAAGGCGTACGCGAACACCGCACGCGCACTGCTCAACGGCATCGTCGCGGTTCGGGACCTGGGCGCGCCCGCGCACGCGGCCATCGCGGCGGGACGGGAGATCGCCGACGGCCGCCTCGTCGGTGCGGAGGTCGCGGCGGCGGGACGTGCCATCACCGCGCCCGGAGGACACATCTCCTATCTCGGTGTCGAAGCACGGGGCGAGGCGCAGATGGCGGAGGCGGCCCGCCAGGAGTTACGGCAGGGAGCCGCCGGCATCAAGCTCGTCGCCACCGGTGGGGTACTGACCCCCGGGGTCGCCCCGGACGAGGCTCCCTTCGACGAGGCCGAGCTGGCCGCGGCCGCGGCCGTCGCCAGAGCGGCCGGAACGTGGGTCGCCGCGCACGCCATCGGCTCCGAGGGCGCCAAGCGGGCGCTCCGCGCGGGAGCGACCACCATCGAGCACGGGTCCTACCTGGACCGCGAGGCCATCGGCCTCATGGCCTCGACCGGGGCGGTGCTGGTCTCCACCCGGATCGCACAACTCAGGATCCTGCAGAACAAGGAGCACATCGAGGCCTCCGCGGTCCACAGGGCCGAGGAGGTCTACGCGGCCAACATCGAGTCGGTGCAGGCCGCAGCACGCGCCGGCATACCGATCGCCGCCGCGAGCGACGCGGGAACACCCTTCAATCCGCACGGCAGCGTCGCCGAGGAAGGCGCCCTGCTCGTCGACGACATCGGGCTGAGCAACGAGACCGCCCTGCAAGCGGTCACCACGACTGCGGCCCGCTGCCTCTGCCGCCCCGACCTCGGCCACCTCTCGCCGGGCGCAATGGGCCACGTCGTCGTGACGACGGGAAATCCGTTGGACGACATCCGCGCACTCGCGCACGTCAAGACCGTCATCGCAGCCGGACGACCAGTCCGCACGCTGCTGGGCTGA
- a CDS encoding MerR family transcriptional regulator codes for MENEMLSIGEMARDSGLNASALRFYDGAGVLVPAWVDPLSGYRWYGPEQLEEARLLARLRRTGMPLADIRLVLAGWSSADTDLVRKLFQAHLHRLERGLGDARADFSTVRAQLERRENPMTPTRTPSARAAVAGPELAAALDAVRFAASTDPELPVLGGVLFDFEGDTLHVAATDRYRMAVARTVTSGHGGPRAQAVVPSPLADAMRALLTDGSPARISVDGDRVALETGEREVSGRCLDHEYPDYRRLVHLPAGTRALVDVPDFRRAVETGPTRLGESAEQGAGPCVLSVLKVPGDGTVAVCEDGDDDQGQIALNRDFLLHALTAGASDRLILEFGTPTAPVAIRRPDTDHTFSILMPVRLDN; via the coding sequence GTGGAGAACGAGATGCTCAGCATCGGCGAGATGGCCCGGGACAGCGGCCTCAACGCGAGCGCCCTGCGCTTCTACGACGGCGCGGGCGTGCTCGTCCCCGCCTGGGTGGATCCGCTGAGCGGCTACCGCTGGTACGGCCCCGAGCAGCTCGAAGAGGCGCGGTTGCTGGCCCGGCTGCGCCGGACCGGTATGCCGCTCGCGGACATCCGGCTGGTGCTGGCCGGCTGGTCCAGTGCGGACACCGACCTGGTGCGGAAGCTCTTCCAGGCGCATCTGCACCGTCTCGAACGGGGGTTGGGCGATGCCCGCGCCGACTTCTCCACGGTCCGAGCGCAACTCGAACGCAGGGAGAATCCCATGACCCCGACCCGAACCCCGTCCGCCCGTGCGGCTGTTGCGGGGCCCGAACTGGCCGCCGCGCTGGACGCAGTCCGATTCGCCGCCAGCACCGACCCGGAACTGCCCGTGCTCGGCGGTGTTCTGTTCGACTTCGAGGGCGACACCCTCCATGTCGCGGCCACCGACCGCTACCGGATGGCTGTCGCCCGGACCGTCACCAGCGGCCACGGCGGCCCGCGCGCGCAGGCCGTCGTGCCCTCCCCGCTCGCCGACGCGATGCGGGCGCTGCTCACCGACGGCAGTCCCGCCAGGATCTCCGTGGACGGCGACCGCGTGGCCCTGGAGACCGGGGAACGCGAGGTGTCCGGCCGGTGCCTCGACCACGAATACCCCGACTACCGCCGACTCGTCCACCTGCCCGCGGGAACCCGCGCCCTCGTCGACGTCCCGGATTTCCGGAGGGCGGTGGAGACCGGCCCCACCCGCCTCGGCGAGTCAGCCGAACAGGGCGCCGGGCCCTGCGTTCTCAGCGTCCTCAAGGTGCCCGGCGACGGCACGGTGGCCGTCTGCGAGGACGGCGACGACGACCAGGGCCAGATCGCCCTCAACCGCGACTTCCTGCTCCACGCCCTCACCGCCGGAGCCAGCGACCGGCTGATCCTGGAATTCGGCACCCCTACGGCCCCGGTGGCGATCCGCCGCCCCGACACCGACCACACCTTCTCGATCCTGATGCCGGTCCGCCTGGACAACTGA
- a CDS encoding Lrp/AsnC family transcriptional regulator: MLKKSDRKSDQHRDRYSDLDRQIACALQINGRASWARISQVLDVSERTVARRAQPLLDSGVIRVVATVDTQRIGWGEPVLLRLRCRPGTSRDVALALADSRETRTVMLTEGSTDCFVEVVPPHQDGLRELLLDRLPGISAVAAHHAHSTLRFFRAAHEWHTEALTEQQTAALARKGLPPFAKVDDVADLSGEEERVVHALAANGRVPVGTLATRIGVAPATASRQVDSLIRRGVVRIRAEVDRSLLGLPTEALLWLRVGPSHLERIGQALGEHPAVRMVVAVTGDYQLCADLFLGGRWALYEFLTKTLGAFDGIIDFEVLDVLATIKRAGQVIREPHSRLSGGPQQRAGARITPR; the protein is encoded by the coding sequence TTGCTGAAGAAATCCGACAGGAAGTCCGACCAGCACCGTGACAGGTACTCGGACCTGGACCGGCAGATCGCCTGTGCCCTGCAGATCAACGGCCGCGCGAGCTGGGCCCGGATCTCGCAGGTCCTCGACGTCTCCGAGCGGACCGTCGCCCGCCGCGCGCAGCCGCTGCTCGACAGCGGCGTGATCCGTGTGGTGGCGACGGTCGACACGCAACGGATCGGCTGGGGAGAGCCGGTCCTGCTACGGCTCCGCTGCCGTCCGGGGACCAGCCGGGACGTGGCCCTGGCCCTCGCCGACAGCCGCGAGACGCGGACGGTCATGCTCACCGAGGGGTCGACGGACTGTTTCGTCGAGGTCGTTCCCCCTCATCAGGACGGGCTCCGGGAGCTCTTGCTCGACCGGCTTCCGGGGATAAGCGCTGTCGCCGCGCATCACGCCCACTCGACGCTGCGCTTCTTCCGGGCCGCGCACGAGTGGCACACGGAGGCACTGACCGAGCAGCAGACGGCCGCCCTGGCGCGCAAAGGCCTGCCCCCGTTCGCCAAGGTGGACGACGTCGCGGATCTGAGCGGCGAGGAAGAGCGGGTGGTCCACGCCCTCGCCGCGAACGGCCGCGTTCCGGTGGGCACCCTCGCCACCCGGATCGGCGTCGCCCCGGCGACCGCATCCCGCCAGGTCGACAGCCTGATCCGGCGCGGCGTGGTCAGGATCCGCGCGGAGGTCGACCGCTCCCTGCTGGGCCTCCCGACCGAAGCGCTGCTGTGGCTGAGGGTGGGCCCGTCCCACCTCGAACGGATCGGACAGGCGCTGGGCGAGCACCCCGCGGTGCGCATGGTCGTCGCGGTGACCGGCGACTACCAGCTGTGCGCCGACCTCTTCCTCGGCGGGCGCTGGGCCCTGTACGAGTTCCTCACGAAGACCCTCGGGGCCTTCGACGGGATCATCGACTTCGAAGTGCTCGACGTCCTGGCGACGATCAAGCGGGCCGGCCAGGTGATCCGCGAACCGCACAGCCGCCTGAGCGGCGGCCCGCAGCAGAGGGCAGGCGCCCGCATCACGCCTCGGTGA
- a CDS encoding FG-GAP-like repeat-containing protein → MRTTLLRRAASAAVALGLSTLGLVAAGAAPAQAAISDCPSGYFCAWKTGNGTGTMFKTNTNKATLGTWNNKFTTVINRSSSLACLYDDANYGLAHGYSTYQPREPWATSMNPYYSSLKFVRTVRECEGPAYPYWYAEPAPELSGFGDMNADRRSDLLVRDPVGRLWFLPGDGTGRLVGSGGWNAMSALTRHGDFSRDGREDVLAREASTGKLWLYPGTGTGGFGARKLIGVGGWNGMTKITAFGDLSGDGRSDLVAVEKSTGKLWLYPGTSAGGLGARKLIGIGGWNAMNTLVGAGDMNGDGHPDLVAREASTGKLWLYPGRTGSVAPRKLIGTGGWNAMSSLIGVGDWSADGRADLLATSGDWLVQYRGVGTGGLRAGERNNADWWGLNSGGF, encoded by the coding sequence ATGCGCACGACACTGCTGCGGCGCGCGGCTTCTGCGGCCGTCGCACTGGGGCTTTCCACGCTCGGCCTGGTGGCCGCGGGCGCCGCGCCCGCACAAGCCGCGATCAGCGACTGCCCCTCGGGGTACTTCTGCGCCTGGAAGACCGGCAACGGCACAGGCACGATGTTCAAGACGAACACGAACAAGGCGACGCTGGGCACCTGGAACAACAAGTTCACCACGGTCATCAACCGCTCGTCATCGCTCGCCTGCCTCTACGACGACGCGAACTACGGTCTCGCGCACGGCTACAGCACCTACCAGCCGCGCGAGCCCTGGGCCACGAGCATGAACCCGTACTACAGCTCGCTGAAGTTCGTGCGCACGGTGCGGGAGTGCGAGGGCCCCGCCTACCCCTACTGGTACGCGGAGCCCGCGCCCGAGCTGTCCGGCTTCGGCGACATGAACGCCGACCGGAGGTCGGACCTCCTGGTCCGCGATCCCGTCGGGCGCCTGTGGTTCCTGCCCGGTGACGGCACCGGCCGGCTGGTCGGCTCCGGCGGCTGGAACGCGATGAGCGCCCTGACCCGGCACGGTGACTTCAGCCGCGACGGGCGCGAGGACGTACTCGCCCGTGAGGCGTCCACGGGCAAGCTGTGGCTCTACCCCGGCACCGGCACCGGCGGGTTCGGCGCGCGCAAGCTGATCGGCGTCGGCGGCTGGAACGGCATGACCAAGATCACCGCCTTCGGCGACCTCTCCGGGGACGGCCGGTCCGACCTTGTCGCCGTGGAGAAGTCCACCGGCAAGCTGTGGCTCTACCCCGGCACGAGCGCCGGCGGGCTCGGCGCGCGCAAGCTGATCGGTATCGGCGGCTGGAACGCCATGAACACCCTGGTCGGCGCCGGTGACATGAACGGTGACGGCCACCCCGACCTGGTCGCCCGTGAGGCGTCCACCGGCAAGCTGTGGCTCTACCCCGGCAGGACCGGGTCCGTCGCGCCACGCAAGCTGATCGGCACCGGCGGCTGGAACGCCATGAGCTCTCTCATCGGTGTCGGCGACTGGTCGGCCGACGGCCGCGCCGACCTCCTCGCCACGAGCGGCGACTGGCTGGTCCAATACCGGGGCGTCGGTACGGGCGGTCTGCGCGCCGGCGAGCGGAACAACGCCGACTGGTGGGGCTTGAACAGCGGCGGCTTCTGA
- a CDS encoding LysR family transcriptional regulator produces METRELRYFVAVAEELHFGRAAQRLGIAQPPLSRAIQQLERRLGAALLERGSRGVTLTEAGSVLLREGQAALDAIDAAERRTRRAALAPTGRPGVVLVTKAGATGELLAKLLDAYAAEPGAVAVDVVLCGIGEQERLLRDGRADVALLHRPFDSTAGLDTEELRAEGQVVVLPAGHPLTGRAQVRMSDVAALPGLPMPRWPHLDGTFPDGAGPPVHNHTQLLQLIALGRASAILPESVRAQLRDGLVTVPVADAPTVTTVIAWPPHSRSRAVAALVRTATRL; encoded by the coding sequence ATGGAGACGAGGGAGCTGCGGTACTTCGTCGCCGTCGCCGAGGAATTGCACTTCGGGCGGGCGGCGCAGCGGCTCGGGATCGCCCAGCCTCCGCTGTCGCGGGCGATCCAGCAGCTCGAACGCCGGCTCGGGGCCGCGCTGCTGGAACGCGGCAGCCGCGGTGTCACCCTGACCGAGGCCGGATCGGTGCTGCTGCGGGAAGGGCAGGCGGCCCTCGACGCGATCGATGCCGCCGAGCGCCGAACCCGCCGCGCCGCACTCGCGCCGACGGGCCGACCCGGCGTGGTCCTCGTCACGAAGGCCGGAGCGACGGGCGAGCTGCTGGCGAAACTGCTCGACGCCTACGCGGCCGAACCCGGCGCCGTCGCCGTCGACGTGGTGCTGTGCGGGATCGGCGAGCAGGAGCGGCTGCTGCGGGACGGGCGGGCCGATGTGGCGCTGCTGCACCGGCCGTTCGACTCGACGGCCGGGCTCGACACGGAGGAGTTGCGCGCGGAGGGGCAGGTCGTGGTCCTTCCGGCCGGTCACCCCCTCACCGGCCGGGCCCAGGTGCGGATGTCCGACGTCGCCGCACTGCCCGGCCTGCCCATGCCCCGCTGGCCGCACCTCGACGGCACCTTCCCGGACGGCGCCGGCCCGCCGGTGCACAACCACACGCAGCTGCTCCAGCTGATCGCGCTCGGCCGGGCGTCGGCGATCCTGCCGGAGTCGGTACGCGCCCAGTTGAGGGACGGCCTCGTCACCGTCCCCGTAGCCGACGCGCCGACGGTGACGACGGTGATCGCGTGGCCGCCCCACAGCCGCTCCCGGGCGGTCGCCGCCCTTGTCCGGACCGCCACCCGTCTGTGA
- a CDS encoding DUF4291 domain-containing protein → MSVPSREIRALYDSETITVYQAYSPAVAEPAAAGGRFSAGYSRDRMTWIKPSFLWMMYRSSWGTAVGQERVLAIRIRRDGFEWALAHSALSSYDSHVHASRDAWKRDMRHSPVRVQWDPERDLDLRPTPPRSLQVGLRAEASHRYADEWTVGIDDVTELAHEIHELTRTGSRTQAAHLLPTERPYPLPGPLVSRIAASPAAAQGPEDAPPGPRVGRPPGRVVRRVTEGGR, encoded by the coding sequence GTGTCCGTCCCCTCGCGCGAGATACGCGCCCTCTACGACTCCGAGACGATCACCGTCTACCAGGCGTATTCCCCGGCGGTCGCCGAACCGGCCGCCGCCGGCGGGCGTTTCTCCGCCGGGTACAGCCGCGACCGGATGACGTGGATCAAGCCCTCTTTCCTCTGGATGATGTACCGCAGCTCCTGGGGTACCGCCGTGGGCCAGGAGCGGGTGCTGGCCATCCGCATCCGCCGGGACGGCTTCGAATGGGCCCTCGCCCACAGCGCGTTGTCGAGCTACGACAGCCACGTCCACGCCTCCCGGGACGCCTGGAAGCGCGACATGCGCCACAGCCCCGTGCGCGTCCAATGGGACCCGGAGCGTGACCTGGACCTGCGCCCGACGCCGCCCCGCTCCCTGCAAGTCGGCCTGCGCGCCGAGGCGTCCCACCGCTACGCCGACGAGTGGACCGTGGGCATCGACGACGTCACCGAACTGGCCCACGAGATCCACGAACTGACCCGCACAGGCTCCCGCACGCAGGCCGCCCACCTGCTCCCGACCGAACGCCCGTACCCGCTCCCCGGCCCCCTCGTATCACGCATCGCCGCATCACCCGCGGCTGCCCAGGGGCCCGAGGACGCGCCTCCGGGACCCCGCGTTGGCCGCCCGCCTGGACGAGTGGTCCGCCGTGTGACGGAGGGGGGCCGCTGA
- a CDS encoding DUF3100 domain-containing protein: MTITRNRPAVAVGLQRVWPVAIAAFVIALLAQLAGQVTFDVGPGSVVFFPMVWGLVAGAIVSVQRVRKVSLDFQRTANAFVAVAVLFLVVRLAFTIGPNIKILLHAGTSLFLQEFGHLLGTVLLALPLAVLLRMGPATIGATFSVDREPALPMVNEKYGPNSEQYRGVLAMYVFGTLVGAVYITMLSSFIVSFDIFDPLALAMGSGVGSGSMMAAATGSIVDAYPGQKDQILAMAGVSNLITTILGVYVGIYVALPLADRFYRFLTRRHTPDPEAAPVDPEANRAFREEVAASTAPIDLRPWVSIPILAVVGITTASVFAKGLSWDIIGGYAIMMALLVLGLSLAKVTRFVSAIIWVTTIGALASSTYSPIGSRLTDTVSSVDFLSVGCVVLTFAGLSLGKDMALLKAVSWKIVPVGLLAITASFVLATVIAEFSLGYWT; the protein is encoded by the coding sequence ATGACCATCACCCGAAACAGACCCGCGGTCGCGGTCGGCCTCCAGAGGGTCTGGCCCGTCGCCATCGCCGCGTTCGTCATCGCCCTCCTCGCGCAACTCGCCGGCCAGGTGACCTTCGATGTGGGTCCCGGCTCCGTCGTCTTCTTCCCCATGGTCTGGGGCCTCGTCGCCGGCGCGATCGTGTCCGTCCAGCGCGTCCGCAAGGTCAGCCTGGACTTCCAGCGGACCGCCAACGCCTTCGTGGCGGTGGCGGTGCTCTTCCTCGTCGTGCGGCTCGCCTTCACGATCGGCCCCAACATCAAGATCCTGCTGCACGCCGGCACGTCCCTGTTCCTGCAGGAGTTCGGACACCTCCTGGGCACCGTCCTCCTGGCGCTTCCGCTGGCCGTGCTGCTGCGGATGGGCCCCGCCACGATCGGGGCCACGTTCTCCGTCGACCGCGAGCCGGCATTACCGATGGTCAACGAGAAGTACGGCCCGAATTCCGAGCAGTACCGAGGCGTGCTCGCCATGTATGTGTTCGGCACCCTCGTGGGCGCCGTCTACATCACCATGCTGTCGTCGTTCATCGTCTCCTTCGACATCTTCGACCCGCTCGCCCTCGCCATGGGCTCCGGCGTCGGATCCGGCTCGATGATGGCCGCCGCGACCGGGAGCATCGTCGACGCCTACCCCGGCCAGAAGGACCAGATCCTCGCGATGGCCGGCGTCTCCAACCTGATCACGACCATCCTCGGGGTCTACGTGGGAATCTACGTCGCCCTCCCGCTGGCCGACCGCTTCTACCGCTTCCTCACCCGGCGGCACACCCCCGACCCCGAGGCCGCCCCTGTCGACCCGGAGGCGAACCGGGCCTTCCGCGAGGAGGTCGCCGCCTCCACCGCGCCGATCGATCTGCGCCCCTGGGTGTCCATCCCGATCCTGGCCGTCGTCGGCATCACCACCGCGTCGGTGTTCGCGAAGGGCCTGAGCTGGGACATCATCGGCGGTTACGCGATCATGATGGCGCTGCTCGTGCTGGGACTGTCCCTCGCGAAAGTCACCCGCTTCGTCTCCGCGATCATCTGGGTGACCACCATCGGAGCACTCGCATCGAGCACCTACTCACCCATCGGCAGCCGGCTGACCGACACCGTCAGCTCGGTCGACTTCCTCTCCGTCGGCTGCGTCGTCCTCACCTTCGCCGGCCTCAGCCTCGGCAAGGACATGGCGCTGCTGAAGGCGGTGAGCTGGAAGATCGTCCCCGTCGGCCTGCTGGCCATCACCGCGTCCTTCGTACTCGCCACGGTCATCGCCGAATTCTCGCTCGGCTACTGGACCTGA
- a CDS encoding DUF4041 domain-containing protein encodes MNDGPENTTPTSLPPQRGGLFGRRRREEASEAAELRAWIARTQGADAEQVAGLIHQVRTEAATLRSQAEAESEGIRKDARDVAKDVLDDARKTAKETQRLQKDAEKYRREVYEAQARLAATQARIVTTDETALLQEVGIYAYRHQLHDAVAYRSRLDSLQAEIKSLAQTNQAVLGATDWTVNGSKREGQKMVRDFSKLMLRAYNAEADYAVRSMRPHRLNSLVDRLHKSRETIAKLGATMHIRISDNYHSARVRELELTSDFLQKKDEEKEAQRELRAREKEEAAVQRELDREREKLRKEQGHYEAALQRLRERGDLAAVSEMEAKLAEIESALRDVESRAANIRTGYVYVISNVGAFGDRMVKIGLTRRLEPLERVQELSGAAVPFRFDVHALIFSKDAVGLEAQLHQTFAARRVNRVNGRKEFFYVTPGDVRDALQRYAGQHLVEFTEEPEALEWRASSATSPRA; translated from the coding sequence GTGAACGACGGACCGGAGAACACCACGCCGACGTCCCTGCCACCGCAGCGTGGAGGGCTGTTCGGCCGCCGGCGCCGAGAAGAGGCCTCCGAAGCCGCCGAGTTACGTGCGTGGATCGCCAGGACGCAGGGTGCGGACGCGGAGCAGGTGGCCGGACTCATCCACCAAGTACGCACTGAGGCGGCGACGTTGCGGTCGCAGGCCGAGGCGGAATCCGAGGGAATCCGCAAGGACGCCCGCGATGTCGCCAAGGACGTCCTGGACGACGCCCGCAAGACGGCGAAGGAGACCCAGCGGCTCCAGAAGGACGCGGAGAAATACCGCCGGGAGGTCTACGAGGCACAGGCCCGCCTCGCCGCGACGCAGGCCAGGATCGTCACCACGGACGAGACGGCACTGCTCCAGGAGGTGGGGATCTACGCCTACCGGCACCAGCTGCACGACGCTGTCGCCTACCGCAGCCGCCTCGACTCCCTGCAGGCGGAGATCAAGAGCCTCGCGCAGACCAACCAGGCGGTGCTCGGTGCGACGGACTGGACCGTCAACGGCTCCAAGCGCGAAGGCCAGAAGATGGTCCGCGACTTCTCCAAGCTCATGCTGCGCGCCTACAACGCCGAAGCCGACTACGCCGTTCGGAGCATGCGGCCGCACCGCCTGAACTCGCTGGTCGACCGTCTCCACAAGAGCCGGGAGACCATTGCGAAGCTCGGCGCGACGATGCACATCCGCATCTCCGACAACTACCACAGCGCCCGGGTGCGGGAGCTGGAGCTGACGTCGGACTTCCTGCAGAAGAAGGACGAGGAGAAGGAAGCCCAGCGCGAACTGCGGGCCCGCGAGAAGGAAGAGGCCGCGGTGCAGCGCGAGCTGGATCGCGAGCGGGAGAAGCTGCGGAAGGAGCAGGGCCACTACGAGGCCGCACTCCAGCGTCTCCGGGAGCGGGGCGACCTGGCGGCGGTCAGCGAGATGGAGGCCAAACTGGCCGAGATCGAGAGCGCGTTGCGCGATGTGGAGAGCAGGGCCGCCAACATCCGGACCGGCTACGTGTACGTCATCTCCAATGTCGGCGCCTTCGGCGACCGGATGGTCAAGATCGGCCTGACCCGTCGGCTCGAACCCCTCGAACGCGTACAGGAACTCAGCGGCGCTGCTGTGCCCTTCCGATTCGACGTCCACGCGCTGATCTTCAGCAAGGACGCCGTCGGCCTCGAAGCGCAACTCCACCAGACATTCGCCGCACGCAGGGTCAACCGCGTCAACGGCCGCAAGGAGTTCTTCTACGTCACCCCCGGCGACGTGCGGGACGCCCTGCAACGCTACGCCGGCCAGCACTTGGTGGAGTTCACCGAGGAACCCGAGGCGCTGGAGTGGCGGGCCAGCAGCGCCACATCGCCCCGTGCATAG
- a CDS encoding alpha/beta hydrolase, giving the protein MQFTSEQRHDDGVLEREFTLGEIPGTLWTPGSAPAPLILMAHNNGLPKGEPRLVARARQSAANGYAVATIDAAGCGDRPRSAADQQARADLRRAVQAGEPVDDIFESFVGPLVEKAVPDWRTTLDALLALPEIDGPVGYSGWTAVGIRLAAVDPRIAAAGFFAGGYVPRAQREEARRVTIPLLFLLQWDDEGNPRQRALDLFDAFGTKQKTLHANMGGHTGTPWFEAEDGNRFFGRHLK; this is encoded by the coding sequence ATGCAGTTCACCTCCGAGCAGCGCCACGACGACGGCGTCCTCGAACGCGAATTCACCCTCGGCGAGATCCCCGGCACCCTGTGGACGCCCGGATCCGCACCCGCCCCGCTCATCCTGATGGCCCACAACAACGGCCTGCCCAAGGGGGAACCCCGGCTGGTGGCCCGGGCCCGGCAGTCCGCGGCGAACGGCTACGCGGTGGCCACCATCGACGCCGCCGGGTGCGGTGACCGGCCCCGTTCCGCCGCCGACCAGCAGGCCCGCGCCGACCTGCGCCGGGCCGTGCAGGCCGGCGAACCGGTCGACGACATCTTCGAGTCCTTCGTCGGCCCGCTGGTCGAGAAGGCGGTCCCGGACTGGCGGACCACCCTGGACGCCCTCCTCGCGCTGCCGGAGATCGACGGCCCGGTCGGCTACTCGGGCTGGACCGCCGTCGGCATCCGCCTGGCGGCGGTCGATCCGCGCATCGCGGCCGCCGGCTTCTTCGCCGGGGGCTACGTGCCCCGCGCCCAGCGCGAGGAGGCCCGGCGGGTCACCATCCCGCTGCTCTTCCTGCTGCAGTGGGACGACGAGGGGAACCCCCGGCAGCGCGCCCTGGACCTCTTCGACGCCTTCGGCACCAAGCAGAAGACGCTGCACGCCAACATGGGCGGCCACACCGGCACCCCGTGGTTCGAGGCGGAGGACGGCAACCGCTTCTTCGGCCGCCACCTGAAGTGA
- a CDS encoding SDR family oxidoreductase, with protein MSGQTIALVTGANKGIGYEIAAGLGALGWSVGVGARDEARREAAVQKLRAGGADAFGVPLDVTDDASVAAAARLVEERAGRLDVLVNNAGVTGGMPQTPTTVDLSAVRTAVETNVIGVIRVTNALLPLLRLSASPRVVNMSSSVGSLTKQTASGDETGPISVAYAPSKTFLNAVTVQYAKELRDTNILINAACPGYCATDLNGLRGVRTPEQGAAIAIRLASLPDGGPTGAFFDEDGVVPW; from the coding sequence ATGAGCGGACAGACGATCGCGCTGGTCACCGGCGCGAACAAGGGAATCGGGTACGAGATCGCCGCGGGCCTGGGCGCCCTCGGCTGGAGCGTCGGCGTCGGCGCCCGGGACGAGGCGCGCCGGGAAGCCGCCGTACAGAAGCTGCGGGCGGGCGGCGCCGACGCGTTCGGCGTGCCGCTCGACGTGACGGACGACGCGAGCGTGGCGGCCGCCGCCCGGCTGGTGGAGGAGCGCGCCGGCCGCCTCGACGTCCTGGTCAACAACGCCGGAGTGACCGGCGGCATGCCGCAGACGCCCACCACGGTCGATCTCTCGGCCGTACGGACGGCCGTGGAGACCAACGTGATCGGCGTCATCCGCGTCACCAACGCGCTGCTGCCGCTGCTGCGCCTTTCCGCGTCGCCGCGGGTCGTCAACATGTCCAGCAGCGTCGGGTCGCTCACGAAGCAGACCGCTTCCGGCGACGAGACGGGGCCGATCTCCGTGGCGTACGCACCGTCGAAGACGTTCCTCAACGCCGTGACCGTCCAGTACGCCAAGGAGCTGCGGGACACGAACATCCTGATCAACGCCGCCTGCCCCGGCTACTGCGCGACCGACCTCAACGGCCTCCGCGGCGTGCGCACCCCCGAACAGGGCGCGGCGATCGCGATCCGGCTCGCGTCCCTCCCCGACGGTGGCCCGACCGGCGCGTTCTTCGACGAGGACGGGGTGGTGCCGTGGTGA
- a CDS encoding MarR family transcriptional regulator: protein MKSESVAPRRSALLALQRATHGTLQLIAAELVDLDLTASEINALANLADGQGRTVSQLGSAVGARPTTLTSVLDRLERRGHITRATLAGDRRSVLIALTDSGRAAAAVITQALTSVENRALEGLPAEAVAGFHAVLDALVKEGS, encoded by the coding sequence GTGAAGTCCGAATCCGTAGCACCGCGCCGGTCCGCGCTCCTGGCCTTGCAGCGCGCGACCCACGGCACCTTGCAGCTGATCGCCGCCGAACTCGTCGACCTCGACCTCACCGCCTCCGAGATCAACGCGCTGGCCAACCTCGCCGACGGTCAGGGCCGCACGGTCTCCCAACTGGGATCAGCGGTCGGCGCCCGCCCCACGACGCTGACCAGCGTGCTGGACCGGCTCGAACGCCGCGGCCACATCACCCGTGCAACGCTCGCCGGCGACCGCCGCTCGGTGCTCATCGCGCTCACCGACTCCGGGCGCGCGGCAGCCGCCGTCATCACCCAGGCCCTGACCAGCGTCGAGAACCGCGCGCTTGAGGGCCTGCCCGCCGAAGCGGTCGCCGGCTTCCACGCCGTCCTGGACGCACTGGTCAAGGAGGGGTCATGA